The Acinetobacter radioresistens DSM 6976 = NBRC 102413 = CIP 103788 DNA window CTGTCTTTTCGCTACTTTTGCCGGCGCAAGTCAAACTGCTACTACTGGTGGGTTGGATAACTTCATGTCAGATATGTACAGCAATACGACCGCCCCCGGCATGTTCCAAACACAACAGCGTGGTGTCATTTCTGGTGGTTCATTTGTTGGTCGTTTTGGTATTAAATCAATTAACTTAGTTTCATTTGATCCGCCTCGTGTCAGTGCCGGATGTGGTGGTATAAACTTGTTCGGTGGATCATTCAGCTTCATCAATGCTCAAGAACTGACTCAACTCTTACGGGCGATCGCTCAGAATGCACTAGGCTTATTATTTCAACTTGGCCTTAACGCGATCAGTCAGCCGCTTTCGTCTTTGCTAACTACTTGGTCTGCAAAGCTACAAGAAATGAACTCATTGCTTAAGAATAGCTGTGAGGCTGCACGCAAGTTGTTCCAGATCGACAAGACTGGTGGAGCAATGTTGGATGCTGTAAAAGGATCAATGGGTGAGATCAAAACGCAAACTGGTGGTTTTAAAGATTACTTTAGTAATGTTCAAAAGAACTTTTCCCAAGGTTGGAACTCTTTGAGAGGTAATTCACCTGATGGCGAAGCAACCTCAAGAGCCGATAAAGCAATTCAAGAACTACCGAACGTAGGTAACGTGACATGGCGTGCTATTAATGCGTCTGACAGCTATAAGGCTATTATGCCGGCTAGTGGCGGTTCTGAGCTTGAGGCTAAGATCATGCTAATGAATGTTATCGGTACTGAGGTATTTAATGCTTCTGCTCAGACGGCAAGCGGAGATAAGGATTGTGCTACCGGTTCAGGTCAATGTGATCCTAAGCCGGCTCGTTATGAAAGTGTAATTAGTATTGATGACTTGATTTCACCTCAAGACGCTAAGCCATTTTATGCTTGTCAAGGTAGTGATACGGCTGATGAAGGTTGTCAAAAACTTCCATTAAATCAGAATGCAAAATTATCTACATACTTTAAGGGTGTTGCGCGTATTGTTAACAAAAGCTTTTACAATATTGATAGTTCTGAAATTAATTTGAATCGAACAACTGTTCAAGCTCAAATCAATGGTGGACACGGTATTGTAGGTAAGGCCGGCAAAGCAAATATTGAATCAGTAATGACTGCCGAAGAAAAAGCTTTTTATGGCAGTATTGATACGCAGTTAATTGGCTACATTTCAAAAGTGAACAACTCACCAGATCAAGTCTATTTGATCGCGGAACATGTACGCCGGATTGTAATTCACGATATGGCCGTAAAGCTTGCTAAAACCTTAGAAGAAGCTGCTGTACTTACCTTTAATGGTTCTACAGTTAAAGCTACTCCACCTCAGTCTTATGACACTAATTTGGAACGTTGGCGCAATGAAATTGCTAAATATCAGATAACTCCAGATGGCAGGGTGAAGCAGTTTAACGATCTAAACCAGATGGTAGGGACCATTGCTGCAAGCTTGCCAATTAACCCTGTGGCTGTACCTACAAGATAATTTAATATAAAAAAACCTCTCATTAACTGAGAGGTTTTTTATTGATTAATCCAGATTAGTGCGTAATTTTTCTAGCAGAACAAATAGCTCACTAAGATTCCCTGCATATAGGGTTTTCTTAGCGCGTGTAATCGCCACATAGAGCAAACGTAGCTCGTCTAGTGGCATATCAGTGATGCGGTAGTATTGTTCCGACATGCGCTTATCAAGCGCATCTAGGGTAGGGATCAAACCCTGTACCATGTTATTTTTCATTGGTATCAATTTTAGTGAGGTTGGAAAGGGTAGTAAGTCCCAATTTTCCAGATATAAATCCTGACTGATGCTACTAGATTTCTTAAACCCCTGATCGATACCATTGAATTTATTAGGCATCAGGCATAGGTCAAAGTCAGATGAAATATAGACTGAATCCCACTCCAAGCCTTTAGCTTTATGTACAGTGGTAATGACACAATCTGCTTCATCCATATTTGAATTAACTCTATCCAAAATTGAATAAAGAGTCGTAAAGCTAGATGAAAACTGATTGATCAGACGTACCATACTCGCAAACTCATTGTCTGACTTATTAAGTTCAGTGTACTCAAGAACATCGTCCCAACGATAAAAAGCACTTAAGTCGGGGTGGTAAGTTCTCGAACCGTTAATTAATTGCTCTGCCGCTTCTAACCACTTCTTGATTTCATGAATCTCAGCCAACATCGCGTATTTACGATCAGGAAAATTCTGTAACTGATACACCAGTTCAGCAAAAGCGCCTTTATTAGTACGGCATAAGATCGCTTCCGCTTTTACAGACATATCATGGTCATAAACAATATCTGTATGCACCTCGGGATTACCGATTAAAGGCACAGTTTCCCCTAAACAACTCAAGATCAAATTCGCATGGTTAGCAAGGCTTTCACCGAAGCGGAATGATTGAGTCAATCGAACGACAGGCAAATCGAGTTTTTTTAAACTATCGGTTGCACCGCGCCATTGGTAGATAGATTGATATTCATCCCCGACATAGAAGCAGGGGATATTCTGATTAGATACGATGTAATTCATTAAGGCATCACTGTCTTGCCATTCATCAAGCAACAGATAGTCGTAACCCTTAATTTGAGGATTTGATAAAGACCAATATTTCACGTAGACATCATGCGAAATATTCAGGTTATTGTCGGGTGCGGTAAGATCATTCCAACGGCGTACCGCAAACGGGAGCAGTTCTTTAATGATTGCTTCGTTTTGAGTCGGATTAAGCCAATCAAGATGATCAAAATGTTTTGATGTCAATTGAACGTCACTAGACTTGCAGAAATTTTTCACCGCATCATTGATGTACTGCATTTTTTGGGTAGCAGTAAAACGGCGTGATCCACCACGTTTATTCACTTCCATGAATTTCTTATAAGAACGGTGCTTAAGCTCTGCCATGTAGCCAGAAGAATATTTGCAGTCACTTTCTTTCAAGTGATACATCTCAGCTAAGTCTTTTGGAAAGTTTTTAGGGTTATACGCTTTCTTGCTTAATTGAGCAGGAACATGAGCATGTGCAAGAGAATGAAAGGTGCGGCATGTAATACTGCTATCAAAGCGAGATTTGGCTTCTCCTGCCACGGAGCGGTTAAATGCAAGGTATAAACCTTTCTTGCCAAGTTTACCCATTCGGTAGCTAATGGCTTCAAGAGTTTTGGTTTTACCAGTGCCGGCATACGCTAAAGTTTTAAACGAGTTTAATTTAACAGCGAAATCTGCACATAAATTTTGTTCAGGGGTCAAGGCAACTGGCATATTCTTTAGGTTCTGTTCAGTATTCACTATTAAATCCACTCTTTCTTATATATACACAATATACCACAAATTTAGAATATTCAAAGAAATTATTTAATTTTGATTTATCCACATTTATTGTTGATAAAGTTGCTTAAAATATCATCATAAATAATAAAAGATTAATAAAAATCAGTATATAAGCACCCAGATACAGGGTGATTAAATAATGATCAATTGAGCCTAATATATAGGTGTAAAATGTTTATTAATTTTCCAATATTGAATATTCATCTAAAAATCTCTATTAAGAGTTCAAGAGGTATATTGAATTTATAATAGATTATGAATAGAAAAATGGACGTTCAATTGAGCGCCCATGGTTTTAAACAATGATTAATCAGGTTTTGCGGTTCATTGCCTTATCTCTGTCTTTACGCTGATCATCAAGGTTCCAGAAAATGACGGCGCGAGAAGAATAAAGATTCTTAAAAATATCTTGATGGCTTATCACGACTTCTTTTAGTTGCTTAATAAAGAACAATACAACGTAATTAAAGAACCAAAGGATTGCAGGAATGATCATATCTTTAATGAACCAGATAGTGAGATCACGTAGAGGCTTAATGATCACAATAATAAATAATATTGCGATTGAGCTAATTATGATTAATTCAATATGAGAGCGATCCATAAACATTTGTTATCTCCTTATCAGCTTACTGATTCGCGTACGATCTCACGCAAGTTCAAGCCTTCCACGACATCCATAGCATAATGATTGAACTGTACGTTACCAAACTCTTTCGCTGCTTTATCAGTGAGTGTAGTCAATGGAACACGTAGATGATAGAGGTGTGTACCGCCGTAGTACAGGATGCAATCACCGATTGGGATGTATTTAAATTCCTCAGTTTTAACGTGATAGACTTCTTCCTCACGTTGCGTAAAGTTGGATGCTCTATTATCTCCACGATTTTGAATAGGAGAAGTATCTACTTCATCACCGCTACTGCTGACACCCTCACCAGAACCTAAAGCCCAAGTGGTCTGCTTGTATAACCCGATTTCATCTGCTGCCTGTTGAGCTGATAGGGTAGAGAGCTGTTTAAAGAATACTTTAAAGAGGGTGTTACCCATCACGACTTCTGACAGTGTTTCTAGGCCATTTGGCTTAAGGTTGGCGTATGTTTGATAGCATGGAGCTAGAAAAATGCGTGACGATCGTGCCTGCTCAAAGATGCGTCCCCACGTTTCATCAATATAGGACCCTGCCTCATCGGGTAAAATCATGAATGGTGGATTAGGTAATAAGTGTGCCGGCAATCTCTGAAAATGACTGATCGCTGTACGCATATCTGCAATAAGAATTTTAGCCAATGCAATACTCTGTTCGTTCTTTGCCATTGTAGGGAGCATCACATAAATGATTTTGTTTTGCAGAATACATTCTTCAAAATCAATTTCTGGGTTGTAGCTATTCATCACTTGCCCAAATGAACCTTCACTGAACTGAGATAGTCGAGCTGCAAGACCTGAAAGTAAATTTCTAAAGCTATCGAAATCGAAAAACTTGTTTTTCACAAAGCTTTTCATTAATGAGAACCAAGCGACAGTTTCTTGAGAATCCGGAAATTCTAATTGCAGTTTAGATTCCACGTATTTGAAGGCATCAAAATCCTGTAGGCACGCCGTAATGTCTTGGAATGAATAAGGTAGGCCGATACGTTGGAAAGCTGCCACAATGACCTGTAGCGCAATTAAGGCACTGTTACGATAATGTTCAGCACCGCCTGATACCTCTGGCAACAGCATCATGATACGGCTTGTCACTTCTTGGGGATCACCACGTAGGATGGGGTTAATCGTATTAGAAGTGGAGGGATCGCCGGCATTAATAATCAGTAAGTCCAGTTCGCGTCCGGACCAACATGCAAGCTGCCATACAGCCAGTAATTCTTTATTACTTAACTTACCATCGATGAAGCATAGTCCACCGCCATTACGCATCTGTTGGGCCATCATTGAGGTTGCCAATACTGACTTCCCTGTACCCGTACTTCCATTAATCGCAATATGCTGTGAGATATGGCTATACGGAATAAAGACTGCTTCACCTGTGTCGGTGGTATAGCCCACACATATACCTTTACCGATATTATCCTCAAGGCTACCTACGGGATTACTAGAAGGTAATCTGAATGGTCGGGCCTTATCCTGCTCCATAATTGGATCGAAAGTGAATTCTTTATCAAAGAAGTATTTAATCTTTCCATAAAAAAGCAGGGTTGCACACGGTATACCACATGCGATCAACACAATCATTCGGTAGTAGATATTGTCGATTACAAAGGGATTCGCTGCCAAACATCCGATGATGAATAGTAATAACATCCATCCGTCTTTTCGGCCACCAAGGGCAAGATGCCTCAAGTCAATCAGGTTAAAGTCTGCCTGTATCGAGAAAAATCTTTTAATGCTGTCTAATGCTGCTGCCATGATCCCACCTTAGACCTTTTCAAATTTGATTGTTGATTTGCCATTAAGTTCGATAGCACTTAGTTTTTCTGCATACGGCGCAAGTTCTGGGGCAAGCTCATCTTTAAATTGCTCACAATAGGATAAGAAGCTATTCACGTTCACACCTGTACGTCTGAGTTTTCCTAAATGCTGTTTAGGAATTAAATACAGCTCAGATTTAGGGTCTTTAAGAATTGAAAGTTTTGCCTTGGTCGCACTATCCATGTCATTTAAACGGTTGTGGATTTCTTCAAACAATTCCTGAACCTTGTTCTCGTTCCACATTGATTCACGAATAGACTTATAGATTTCTTCCTCTTTAGATTCATCAATAGTCAGGCATTCAATAACGCTGATCTGATTGAATTGATCCGTAGGGCTACCAGTTTTGCCTTTACACACTTCCTGTTTAACTGACCAGAAGCTACCATTACCTTTCTTCTGATAAAGGGCCATTTGTTCCACAACATTGAATAGCGTGAATATCTTGGTTTTTTTAATCAGGACATTTTTGCTCGTAGTGGTATGTGAGATCAGCTTGTCTTTATTGTTGGTAGCTTTGGCTGCATCAAGAATCTTCAAGATGGTAAAGTCCAGATTCATTGACGCATCATTAACTGCATCACGGCTACACTGAATTAATTGCAGTTTATTTTTATGGAACTCGTTAATCGCATAACGATAACCGCCGTCCTTAGCTGCTTTAGCCTGTTTATCTGCCTTTCTAAGTGATACGACTTGAACTTCTCGGTTAATGTATTTGAAAGCATCTTCCGCATCTTCATCCTGAACATTTTCAAGCGCATTGTTACTAATGCCTAGATCGTTTTCTGTTGCAGCAAAAGCGTTTTCAAGGATTGCATCTAATAACCCTAAGTCTGCATCATCTAATTGAGATAAAGGATCAATAGGGAGTGTAGGCTTTGGTTCAACTTCTGTTGCTTTAACTGATTGCACTTTTGGTTGAACTGCTGCTTGAGGTGGGGTGGCTATAACTTCAACATCGCTATCATCGCTCATAAATTCTGCTGCAAGATCAACAGAAGGGTTCTGCTGTGCTTCCAGTTGCTTGTTCATGTTGTCGATAATTGAGTTATGCGTTTTTTTGACTGTCGGTTGGTTCTGAGTCTTAACGCTATCCATGATGTCTTTTACACGCTTTTTCTCGCGTTCCGCAGCTTCAATCAATGGCTTGATCTTTTCTGCATAGTCGGACAGTGGAATTGCTTTAGTCTGGCTCACACCCAGAATCTTAGGATTAGCATTGTAGTCCTGATGATCAGAAAGTAAGTCTTTAAACATCTGTGAAGCATGTAGGATCAAGGTGTTATCAATGGTAACTGTAGATTTTTCCTTAAATTCCCAGAATACCTTTAATAATTCACCATCTGTCTTGTGTGAGAAAGTTTCAACGGCGTTATCCGCATTTTCATCACGAATACGCATCGCTAATAGGCCCATTTGCTTAACCTTGTCATAGAAAACCTTAAACGCTTTCTGGTATTCAAGATGATTAGCTAAATGTGGGTACTTCTCTTTGAAACGACCATTAAACTTAGGATAAAAGGCATCAAAGTCGATGTAGATTAAATCGTTCTTGATGATACCGATCCGTTCAAATGCACTGGTGGTATTGAAACGGTTCTTTTCAGTGAAAATAGAGTAGACCAGACGAATGATGTCGTTGTCTGTGTAGATCGGTGGCTTCTTCTTATTCTGCTTGTTGGTTTTGTTCTTCACTAAACGTACTGTTTGTGAGAAACGAAGCATTTCACAAAGCGCGACTGTTTCTTCAATAGGGTTATACATTTTCCCATTCTGATCGAAGCTGATTGGCATGTTGTAAACACTCTTACCATTTACAACAATATCTCGGTCACGGTTCACATAAACGTCATACATACGGCGTGCATTCCAAAGCACACGCTTGTCACGCAAGCTTAAGCCTAGTTCTGATGGATCAAGTTTCTTTAAATCTTCACTGGTAAGGCTTTTCTTAATATCTGGGTCCAAGGCATTCAGGGCTGCACTTGAGCGCAAAGTTAACCAGTCGATGTAAGGGAATAATGCAGCAAAGATAATAAGCTGATAATCCTGCATGTCGAGATCGCGTCTGTTTTTAATCTCGGGGGTAGTGGTTGTAATGCCCTTGTATTGGAACTTGGGAATGGCATCCAGAATTTTAGTTAATGATTGTTCTATTTCTTGACGCTTCTGGTCTGCCTTGGCTTTAAGCTGCTTCTTCTTGGCTTCTAATTCAGATTTAGAACAGACTTCCTTACCTTTGTTGTAGCGGTCTTGAAGATCATAAATATCATAATTAATGATATGGCTGTAGAGAAGATTGAACTGATACTTATACGCAAGAATGCCTTTATCAATACGGCGACTTTCATGATCATTGGTGATCTCACCCTGAATAGCCTTGAAACCGTTATTCGCTTCTTTCTGAATTTCATCATTAGACTGGTTATTAGTGGAATTGAAGTTGTTACGTTGTTCTTCATCTCCATAAACGTCTGATCCACCCTCATTTTCTTTAAAGAGTTTTTCTTCTGACAGATTAATTGTTGTTGCAGTTGAATTATCCAAAACGTCTTTTAATAAGCGGCCAGTAGACTGAATAAACGCTCTTTTTGAGCTTTCAATACTCGGATTTTCTTCTTCATATTTATTTAATATTTCGGATTCGATTAAGTAGGCATCTGGCAGTACAGGAAGAATCTTGGTGTGACCGCCTACAGTGAACACCATGCCATCCTCAACGACATTTTTTGTTATTTTTTCTTTAGTTAAAGTTTTAGATTGTCGATGGCTGCTTGAAACAAACAATAAAAAAAGGACCACAATAGCCAAAAAAATTAGCCACCCGACTACTGTTTCTGCCGCCAGACCTAGTACCGAAGTCTGGTGTTGCCTGATTTGTAAGGTAAAAAAAATCAAAGACCAAAAGCAAATTATATATATTGCCTTCTGAAATAATTCAAATGTTTTATACATGGCTTAAAATCATAATATAAAAATAATATTTTATTATGTTTTGTGGAAAAGATGAAATAATAATTATAAAATGTTTCTATTTATAATATAGGTATATTTTAGAAATGTTTTTAAATAGAAAAAATGTTAGTAAAATAATTTTGCTTGTGGCGACTACTGCGCCGTGGCTAATGCCTATACAGACAGCACAGGCAGCTCGTGACATGACGTTGACGGATATTGGAAACCTAATGGAACGTCCAAAGTGGCTCCCTGAACTACCTAATATTGAAACGAGTGGCTTTGCTCCGGATACGGCCAAATATTTAGCACTTAGAAAAAGCATCATGGAAAAACGCGATAAAAATGCTATTCCAGAACTTCATAAGCTTGCTAATCGTGGACATGCGAAATCCATTGTTCTAATGGGTTATTTGTATGATCAGGAACCCAAATTAATAACACCTAATCCTAAATACGCTGCACAGTATTGGGCTATCGCTGCTAAAGCAGGGGATTCCGCAGCCTTATATAATCTGGGTATTTTGTACTTAAATGGCCGTGGCGTACCTAAGAATCTCGATACTGCCCAAAAGCTATTTGTATTGGCAAGCAATCAAAATATGTATCGTGCAACCTACATCTTAGGCCAGATGTATGAAGCGAAGAAAAACTGGAACGCAGCAATTAAAACCTATGCTTCATGTATACCGGCTAGATATATTCCTCAGTGTAAAACACGCCATAGTATTCTTGGCATCACTAAAACCAAACTATCGCCAACAGAAGCTAGAAAAGCTGTTGATTTGCTATCCCAAGCATCATCATCTGGTGATCTTGAAGCAACATATACACTTGCCCGACTCTCAGCAGAAGGGATTGTCGTGAACAAAAGTCGGGTAGCAATGGTTTATTATCTTGAAACCATGGTGAAGTCACCTAATAGCACGCCTTCGTATAGGGAATTAGCTACTAAGATGTACAGAGCTTACAATCCTAATGCTGATGAAATTAAAGAAGGTAAAGATAAATATCGCGTGGCAAATTCGGGTGGTTCATCAAGAGCTAAGCAAGCAGCATTTAGAGTGGTTGATCTTCGTAAAACCATCTTAGATGAAGGGGGTAATTTACTGTGATCCAGACAGAAAGCATGTTCCTTGCCTGTGTTGATAAAGGAAAAATCCTCTCTCTAGTTATGTTGCCAAACACTAAGCATATTGCTGACTCAACGGCGCGTATAAATATCAAAAACAAGCTGAATGACGTATTAGCATTCCATAGTACAAGAAAGGTGACTTCTGGCCGTCTGGTGTTAGAAATAGCGGAAGATAACAGTCGGGAAGTGAA harbors:
- a CDS encoding UvrD-helicase domain-containing protein, yielding MNTEQNLKNMPVALTPEQNLCADFAVKLNSFKTLAYAGTGKTKTLEAISYRMGKLGKKGLYLAFNRSVAGEAKSRFDSSITCRTFHSLAHAHVPAQLSKKAYNPKNFPKDLAEMYHLKESDCKYSSGYMAELKHRSYKKFMEVNKRGGSRRFTATQKMQYINDAVKNFCKSSDVQLTSKHFDHLDWLNPTQNEAIIKELLPFAVRRWNDLTAPDNNLNISHDVYVKYWSLSNPQIKGYDYLLLDEWQDSDALMNYIVSNQNIPCFYVGDEYQSIYQWRGATDSLKKLDLPVVRLTQSFRFGESLANHANLILSCLGETVPLIGNPEVHTDIVYDHDMSVKAEAILCRTNKGAFAELVYQLQNFPDRKYAMLAEIHEIKKWLEAAEQLINGSRTYHPDLSAFYRWDDVLEYTELNKSDNEFASMVRLINQFSSSFTTLYSILDRVNSNMDEADCVITTVHKAKGLEWDSVYISSDFDLCLMPNKFNGIDQGFKKSSSISQDLYLENWDLLPFPTSLKLIPMKNNMVQGLIPTLDALDKRMSEQYYRITDMPLDELRLLYVAITRAKKTLYAGNLSELFVLLEKLRTNLD
- a CDS encoding tetratricopeptide repeat protein, with translation MERPKWLPELPNIETSGFAPDTAKYLALRKSIMEKRDKNAIPELHKLANRGHAKSIVLMGYLYDQEPKLITPNPKYAAQYWAIAAKAGDSAALYNLGILYLNGRGVPKNLDTAQKLFVLASNQNMYRATYILGQMYEAKKNWNAAIKTYASCIPARYIPQCKTRHSILGITKTKLSPTEARKAVDLLSQASSSGDLEATYTLARLSAEGIVVNKSRVAMVYYLETMVKSPNSTPSYRELATKMYRAYNPNADEIKEGKDKYRVANSGGSSRAKQAAFRVVDLRKTILDEGGNLL
- a CDS encoding type IV secretory system conjugative DNA transfer family protein — translated: MAAALDSIKRFFSIQADFNLIDLRHLALGGRKDGWMLLLFIIGCLAANPFVIDNIYYRMIVLIACGIPCATLLFYGKIKYFFDKEFTFDPIMEQDKARPFRLPSSNPVGSLEDNIGKGICVGYTTDTGEAVFIPYSHISQHIAINGSTGTGKSVLATSMMAQQMRNGGGLCFIDGKLSNKELLAVWQLACWSGRELDLLIINAGDPSTSNTINPILRGDPQEVTSRIMMLLPEVSGGAEHYRNSALIALQVIVAAFQRIGLPYSFQDITACLQDFDAFKYVESKLQLEFPDSQETVAWFSLMKSFVKNKFFDFDSFRNLLSGLAARLSQFSEGSFGQVMNSYNPEIDFEECILQNKIIYVMLPTMAKNEQSIALAKILIADMRTAISHFQRLPAHLLPNPPFMILPDEAGSYIDETWGRIFEQARSSRIFLAPCYQTYANLKPNGLETLSEVVMGNTLFKVFFKQLSTLSAQQAADEIGLYKQTTWALGSGEGVSSSGDEVDTSPIQNRGDNRASNFTQREEEVYHVKTEEFKYIPIGDCILYYGGTHLYHLRVPLTTLTDKAAKEFGNVQFNHYAMDVVEGLNLREIVRESVS
- a CDS encoding conjugal transfer protein TraH, whose product is MSDMYSNTTAPGMFQTQQRGVISGGSFVGRFGIKSINLVSFDPPRVSAGCGGINLFGGSFSFINAQELTQLLRAIAQNALGLLFQLGLNAISQPLSSLLTTWSAKLQEMNSLLKNSCEAARKLFQIDKTGGAMLDAVKGSMGEIKTQTGGFKDYFSNVQKNFSQGWNSLRGNSPDGEATSRADKAIQELPNVGNVTWRAINASDSYKAIMPASGGSELEAKIMLMNVIGTEVFNASAQTASGDKDCATGSGQCDPKPARYESVISIDDLISPQDAKPFYACQGSDTADEGCQKLPLNQNAKLSTYFKGVARIVNKSFYNIDSSEINLNRTTVQAQINGGHGIVGKAGKANIESVMTAEEKAFYGSIDTQLIGYISKVNNSPDQVYLIAEHVRRIVIHDMAVKLAKTLEEAAVLTFNGSTVKATPPQSYDTNLERWRNEIAKYQITPDGRVKQFNDLNQMVGTIAASLPINPVAVPTR